A section of the Anabaena cylindrica PCC 7122 genome encodes:
- a CDS encoding HAD-IA family hydrolase has product MTQKVIIFDFDGTIADTVDALVTIANRLALEFGYIQITPDELALLRNLTSREIISYSGISVFKIPFLLKKVKGELKTKIKEFHPIPGIPEALIELKNEGYQLGVITSNSQENVTEFLKYNDLDYLFDFIHSGVTIFGKTTIINNVLRQRQIKTQSVIYVGDETRDIEASKKANIKVIAVTWGFNSAEALAKEHPNYLIDHPSELLQVIKNNA; this is encoded by the coding sequence ATGACCCAGAAAGTAATAATATTTGACTTTGATGGAACGATTGCGGATACAGTAGATGCTCTTGTAACTATTGCCAATCGTTTAGCTTTAGAGTTTGGTTATATACAAATAACCCCCGATGAACTAGCTCTATTGAGAAATTTAACTTCTAGAGAAATTATTAGCTACTCAGGTATTTCCGTATTCAAAATTCCTTTTCTACTCAAAAAAGTCAAAGGAGAATTAAAAACCAAAATCAAAGAATTTCATCCTATACCCGGAATTCCAGAAGCCTTAATAGAACTCAAAAATGAAGGATATCAACTTGGAGTTATTACTTCTAATTCTCAAGAAAATGTAACTGAGTTTCTCAAATATAATGATTTAGATTATTTGTTTGATTTTATCCATTCAGGAGTAACAATTTTTGGGAAAACCACAATAATTAATAATGTTTTAAGACAGAGGCAAATTAAAACACAATCAGTTATTTACGTCGGTGATGAAACTAGAGATATCGAAGCTTCAAAAAAAGCGAATATCAAAGTGATTGCAGTCACATGGGGTTTTAATTCCGCAGAAGCATTAGCCAAAGAACATCCAAATTATTTAATTGATCATCCCAGTGAATTATTACAGGTGATCAAAAATAATGCTTAA
- the queG gene encoding tRNA epoxyqueuosine(34) reductase QueG, with protein MNQPLLTSSMVKEKARELGFHKVGISSVDGLDAIVTQRLQAWMELGYHADMQWMANPKREDIRLVMPEVRSLVCVALNYYTPDQRPEGEEYGKISRYGWGRDYHKILHKKLKQLATGLESWSEGVKARYYADTGPVQDKVWAQKAGIGWIAKNGNVITRDYGSWVFLGEILTNLELESDRPATEHCGTCTRCLQACPTGAITEPFIVDANRCIAYHTIENRADNLPETLTPHLHGWVAGCDICQDVCPWNQRFAQETDVTDFQPYPGNLAPKLVELAQISEEEWDKQFPASALRRIKPEMLRRNARANLDAFRLKNDPESNNI; from the coding sequence ATGAATCAGCCTCTACTCACCAGCAGCATGGTAAAAGAGAAAGCCAGGGAGTTGGGTTTTCATAAAGTTGGGATTTCATCGGTAGATGGGCTAGATGCCATAGTGACGCAGCGGTTGCAGGCATGGATGGAATTGGGTTATCACGCTGATATGCAATGGATGGCTAATCCTAAGCGGGAGGATATTCGTTTAGTGATGCCAGAAGTGCGATCGCTTGTTTGTGTGGCGCTAAATTATTACACACCAGATCAACGCCCAGAAGGTGAAGAATATGGAAAAATTTCCCGTTATGGCTGGGGACGGGACTATCATAAAATTCTGCACAAAAAGCTCAAACAACTAGCGACCGGATTAGAATCATGGAGTGAAGGTGTAAAAGCCAGATATTACGCAGATACAGGCCCAGTGCAAGATAAAGTTTGGGCGCAAAAAGCGGGTATTGGTTGGATTGCCAAGAATGGGAACGTGATCACGCGAGACTATGGATCTTGGGTTTTTTTGGGAGAAATCTTAACTAATCTAGAACTTGAGAGCGATCGCCCAGCTACAGAACATTGTGGAACTTGTACCCGTTGTTTACAGGCTTGTCCCACCGGGGCAATTACTGAGCCATTTATAGTAGATGCCAATCGTTGCATAGCCTATCATACCATTGAAAACCGCGCCGATAACTTGCCAGAAACACTTACACCTCACTTACATGGCTGGGTTGCCGGTTGCGATATTTGTCAAGATGTATGTCCTTGGAATCAGCGTTTTGCTCAGGAAACAGATGTAACAGATTTTCAACCTTATCCTGGGAATTTAGCACCCAAGCTGGTAGAATTAGCGCAAATCTCAGAAGAGGAGTGGGATAAACAATTTCCAGCATCAGCCTTACGACGGATTAAACCAGAAATGTTACGACGGAACGCTCGTGCTAATCTTGACGCATTTAGGCTAAAGAATGACCCAGAAAGTAATAATATTTGA